A window from Triticum aestivum cultivar Chinese Spring chromosome 6D, IWGSC CS RefSeq v2.1, whole genome shotgun sequence encodes these proteins:
- the LOC123143060 gene encoding DExH-box ATP-dependent RNA helicase DExH12, with product MANLGGGAEAHARFKQYEYRANSSLVLTTDSRPRDTHEPTGEPETLWGRIDKRSFGDRAVQAKPPDLEDRLTKSRKKKERDAASASAGGADADADQPRKRRRRSSAAQREESVLSLADDVVYKPQTKETRAAYEAMLSVIQQQFGGQPLDVLGGAADEVLAVLKNDKIKNPDKKKEIEKLLNPISSAMFDQFVSIGKLITDFHDASDPAAAPSGDGGDATMDDDIGVAVEFEEDEDDEESDFDQVQDDLDDDDDDVAELNRPGGMQMGGELDDDDMQNSNEGLNINVQDIDAYWLQRKITQAYEDIDPQQSQKLAEEILKIIAVGDDRDVENRLVMELDYEKFDLIKLVLRNRFKIVWCTRLARAEDQEERKKIEEEMMDNPSLAPILEQLHATRASAKERQKNLEKSIRDEAKRLLNNDSAGADGPRERRAVERDTESGWLKGQRQLLDLDSLSFHQGGLLMANKKCELPEGSFRTPHKGYEEVHVPALKPRPYGTGEKIVKISDIPGWAQPAFAGMQQLNRVQSKVYDTALFKPDNILLCAPTGAGKTNVAVLTILHQIGLHMKDGEFDNSKYKIVYVAPMKALVAEVVGNLSARLKDFNVNVRELSGDQNLTKQQIDDTQIIVTTPEKWDIVTRKSGDRTYTQMVKLLIIDEIHLLHDNRGPVLESIVSRTVRQIETTKEHIRLVGLSATLPNYEDVAVFLRVRSEGLFHFDNSYRPCPLAQQYIGITVRKPLQRFQLMNEICYEKVMASAGKHQVLIFVHSRKETSKTARAIRDTALANDTLTRFLKDESASQEILGSHTDIVKSSDLKDLLPYGFAIHHAGMARVDRELVEELFADKHIQVLVSTATLAWGVNLPAHTVIIKGTQIYNPEKGAWTELSPLDVMQMLGRAGRPQYDTHGEGIILTGHSELQYYLSLMNQQLPIESQFISKLADQLNAEIVLGTIQNAREACSWLGYTYLYIRMLRNPTLYGLPADIMETDKTLDERRADLVHSAANLLDRNNLIKYDRKTGYFQVTDLGRIASYYYISHGTISTYNEYLKPTMGDIELCRLFSLSEEFKYVSVRQDEKMELAKLLDRVPIPVKESLEEPSAKINVLLQAYISRLKLEGLSLGSDMVYIRQSAGRLLRALFEIVLKRGWAQLAEKALNLCKMIDKQMWSVQTPLRQFPGIPKEILMKLEKKELAWERYYDLSSQEIGELIRFQKMGKQLHRCIHQLPKLNLSAHVQPITRTVLGFELTITPDFLWDDKVHGYVEPFWVIVEDNDGEYILHHEYFMLKKQYVDEDHTLHFTVPIYEPLPPQYFIRVVSDKWLGSQTILPVCFRHLILPEKYAPPTELLDLQPLPVTALRNARYEGLYSAFKHFNPIQTQVFTVLYNSDDSVLVAAPTGSGKTICAEFAILRNHQKAVSGETNMRVVYIAPIEALAKERYRDWSKKFGEFARVVELTGETAADLKLLDKGEIIISTPEKWDALSRRWKQRKPVQQVSLFIVDELHLIGSEKGHVLEIVVSRMRRISSHIGSNIRIVALSASLGNAKDLGEWIGATAHGLFNFPPAVRPVPLEIHIQGVDIANFEARMQAMAKPTYTAITQHAKSGKPALVFVPTRKHARLTALDLCAYSSAEGGGTPFLLGSQDEMDTFIGGVNEETLKNTLRCGVGYLHEGLSDLDQELVTQLFLGGRIQVCVASSTMCWGRSLPAHLVVVMGTQYYDGRESAHTDYPITDLLQMMGHASRPLQDNSGKCVILCHAPRKEYYKKFLFEAFPVESHLHHFLHDHMNAEVVVGVVENKQDAVDYLTWTFMYRRLNKNPNYYNLQGVSHRHLSDHLSELIETVLNDLESSKCVAVEEDMYLKPLNLGLIAAYYYISYTTIERFSSMLTQKTKMKGLLEILASASEYAELPSRPGEEEYIERLVRHQRFSIDKPKYGDPHVKANALLQSHFARHTVVGNLAADQREILLSAHRLLLAMVDVISSSGWLTLALNAMELSQMVTQGMWDRDSVLLQLPHFTRDLARRCQENEAKPIESIFDLAEMSIDEMRDLLQLSNSELQDVVQFFKRFPNVDMTYEVREGDDIRAGDNVTLQVTLERDMTNLPNSEVGPVHAPRFPKTKEEGWWLVVGDSSTKQLLAIKRVTLQKRARVKLEFTAATEPGSKDYMIYLMSDSYLGCDQEYEFTVDIKEAGGD from the exons atgGCGAACCTGGGAGGCGGCGCGGAGGCGCACGCGCGGTTCAAGCAGTACGAGTACCGGGCCAACTCGAGCCTGGTGCTCACCACCGACTCGCGGCCGCGGGACACGCACGAGCCCACGGGCGAGCCCGAGACGCTCTGGGGCCGGATCGACAAGAGGAGCTTCGGGGACCGCGCCGTGCAGGCCAAGCCCCCCGACCTCGAGGACCGCCTCACCAAGTCCCGCAAGAAGAAGGAGCGCGACGCCGCCTCCGCCTCTGCCGGCggggccgacgccgacgccgaccagCCCCGCAAGCGCAGgcgccgctcctccgccgcccagcGCGAGGAGAGCGTGCTCTCCCTCGCCGACGACGTCGTCTACAAGCCCCAGACCAAGGAGACGCGTGCCGCCTACGAGGCCATGCTCAGCGTCATCCAGCAGCAGTTCGGCGGCCAGCCGCTCGACGTGCTCGGCGGCGCTGCCGACGAGGTGCTCGCCGTCCTCAAGAATGACAAGATCAAGAACCCTGACAAGAAGAAGGAGATTGAGAAGCTCCTCAACCCCATCTCCAGCGCCATGTTCGACCAGTTCGTCTCCATTGGGAAGCTCATCACGGATTTCCATGACGCCAGCGACCCTGCTGCTGCGCCTTCTGGTGATGGTGGGGACGCAACCATGGATGATGATATTGGAGTTGCTGTCGAGTTCgaggaggatgaagatgacgagGAAAGTGATTTTGATCAG GTGCAAGATGActtggatgacgatgatgatgatgtggctGAGTTGAACCGTCCTGGAGGTATGCAGATGGGCGGCGAGTTGGATGACGATGATATGCAGAACTCCAATGAGGGGCTGAACATAAACGTGCAGGACATTGATGCTTACTGGCTGCAGAGGAAGATAACACAAGCATACGAAGATATTGATCCCCAACAGAGCCAGAAGCTTGCCGAGGAGATCTTGAAGATAATTGCTGTTGGTGATGACAGAGATGTCGAGAACCGCCTTGTCATGGAGTTGGACTATGAGAAATTCGATCTCATCAAGTTGGTACTGCGCAACCGGTTCAAGATAGTCTGGTGTACCCGCTTAGCCAGGGCTGAAGATCAGGAAGAGCGGAAGAAGATAGAGGAAGAGATGATGGATAACCCAAGCCTAGCTCCAATATTGGAGCAGCTACATGCAACGAGAGCCTCTGCAAAGGAGAGGCAGAAGAATCTGGAGAAAAGTATCAGGGATGAGGCTAAGAGGCTTCTTAACAATGACAGTGCTGGCGCTGATGGTCCAAGGGAGCGTCGGGCAGTTGAGCGGGATACGGAGAGTGGATGGCTAAAGGGCCAGAGGCAGCTGCTTGATCTCGATAGCCTCTCCTTCCACCAAGGTGGTCTCTTGATGGCCAACAAGAAATGTGAACTTCCTGAGGGATCATTCAGAACCCCTCATAAGGGGTATGAGGAAGTCCATGTGCCAGCGTTGAAACCTAGGCCATATGGAACTGGAGAGAAGATTGTGAAGATATCTGATATTCCAGGGTGGGCACAACCAGCTTTTGCTGGAATGCAGCAACTGAACAGGGTCCAGAGCAAGGTTTATGATACTGCCCTTTTCAAACCAGACAACATCCTTCTCTGTGCTCCAACTGGTGCTGGTAAAACCAATGTGGCTGTGCTTACAATTCTTCACCAGATTGGTTTGCATATGAAGGATGGTGAGTTTGATAATAGCAAGTACAAAATTGTCTATGTGGCCCCAATGAAAGCTCTGGTTGCTGAAGTTGTTGGAAACTTGTCGGCACGGCTTAAAGACTTCAATGTTAATGTTAGGGAGCTCAGTGGAGACCAGAACCTGACAAAACAACAGATTGATGATACACAGATCATCGTCACCACACCTGAGAAGTGGGATATTGTCACGAGGAAATCTGGGGACAGAACATACACTCAAATGGTAAAGCTTCTGATCATCGATGAGATCCATCTGCTTCATGACAACAGAGGGCCTGTCCTGGAGAGTATTGTTTCTAGAACAGTACGGCAGATTGAGACGACCAAGGAACATATTCGCCTAGTTGGCCTCTCTGCAACTCTTCCAAACTATGAAGATGTTGCTGTATTCCTGCGTGTTCGCTCTGAGGGTCTCTTCCATTTTGATAACAGTTACCGGCCTTGCCCTCTTGCTCAGCAGTACATTGGGATCACTGTGAGGAAGCCACTGCAGAGGTTTCAGTTGATGAATGAGATCTGTTATGAGAAAGTAATGGCTTCTGCTGGTAAGCATCAAGTGCTTATTTTTGTGCACTCCAGGAAGGAGACATCGAAAACTGCTCGGGCCATCAGAGACACTGCCTTGGCGAATGATACATTGACTCGCTTTCTGAAGGATGAGAGTGCAAGCCAGGAGATCCTTGGCAGTCATACAGATATTGTCAAAAGCAGTGATCTTAAAGACCTTTTGCCGTATGGGTTTGCTATTCATCATGCTGGGATGGCAAGGGTAGACCGTGAGCTTGTTGAGGAACTTTTTGCTGATAAGCATATACAGGTCCTTGTTTCTACAGCCACCCTTGCTTGGGGTGTCAACTTGCCTGCACATACTGTTATTATAAAGGGCACACAGATTTATAATCCGGAAAAAGGTGCTTGGACAGAATTAAGTCCTCTGGATGTCATGCAGATGCTTGGTCGTGCAGGTAGGCCTCAGTATGACACACACGGAGAGGGAATAATCTTAACTGGCCACAGTGAATTGCAATACTATCTCTCCCTTATGAATCAACAGCTGCCTATTGAGAGTCAGTTCATATCCAAGTTGGCAGATCAGTTAAATGCTGAGATTGTTCTGGGTACTATTCAGAATGCTCGGGAAGCATGCTCTTGGCTTGGCTACACTTATCTCTACATCCGGATGCTGCGGAATCCAACGCTGTATGGCTTACCAGCAGATATCATGGAGACGGACAAAACGCTAGATGAGAGGAGAGCTGACTTG GTGCACTCTGCTGCAAATTTGCTGGATAGGAATAATTTGATAAAGTACGACAGGAAAACAGGATACTTTCAGGTTACTGACCTTGGAAGGATTGCCAGTTATTACTACATTAGTCATGGGACTATTTCGACATACAATGAATATCTGAAGCCCACAATGGGTGATATTGAGCTGTGTCGATTGTTCTCTCTGAGTGAAGAGTTTAAGTATGTTAGTGTCAGACAAGATGAGAAGATGGAGCTGGCAAAGCTTTTGGATCGTGTGCCAATCCCTGTAAAAGAGAGTTTGGAGGAGCCCAGTGCAAAGATCAATGTGCTGTTGCAAGCATATATATCTAGGTTGAAACTGGAGGGCCTCTCCCTTGGTTCTGATATGGTCTACATCAGACAG AGTGCTGGCCGACTTCTACGAGCACTTTTTGAAATAGTTCTGAAGAGGGGATGGGCTCAGTTAGCAGAGAAGGCTCTGAATCTTTGCAAGATGATTGATAAGCAGATGTGGAGTGTCCAAACACCCTTGCGCCAGTTTCCTGGTATTCCAAAGGAAATTCTGATGAAACTGGAGAAAAAAGAATTGGCCTGGGAGAGGTACTATGACCTATCATCACAGGAAATCGGTGAACTAATCCGGTTTCAAAAGATGGGGAAGCAGCTGCACAGGTGCATCCACCAGTTGCCGAAGTTGAACCTTTCTGCCCATGTTCAACCCATTACTCGCACGGTTTTGGGTTTCGAACTGACTATAACACCTGATTTCCTATGGGATGATAAGGTACATGGATATGTTGAGCCTTTTTGGGTTATAGTCGAGGACAATGATGGAGAGTACATTCTTCACCATGAGTACTTCATGCTTAAGAAGCAATACGTGGATGAAGATCACACACTTCACTTTACAGTGCCGATATATGAGCCACTGCCTCCTCAGTATTTTATACGTGTTGTATCTGACAAGTGGCTTGGTTCTCAGACGATTCTCCCTGTTTGCTTTAGGCACTTGATTCTTCCAGAAAAATATGCTCCACCAACTGAATTGCTTGATCTGCAGCCACTACCTGTcactgcattgaggaatgcacgATATGAAGGTCTTTATAGTGCTTTTAAACATTTCAACCCCATCCAGACTCAAGTGTTCACTGTCTTGTATAATAGTGACGACAGTGTATTGGTTGCTGCACCAACTGGTAGTGGGAAGACTATATGTGCGGAATTTGCTATACTAAGGAACCACCAGAAGGCTGTATCTGGGGAAACCAACATGCGTGTTGTGTATATAGCACCTATTGAGGCTCTGGCCAAAGAAAGATACAGAGACTGGTCAAAGAAATTTGGTGAATTTGCCCGTGTAGTTGAGCTAACAGGCGAAACTGCTGCTGATTTGAAACTGCTTGACAAAGGGGAGATCATTATTAGTACTCCTGAAAAGTGGGATGCACTTTCTCGCCGGTGGAAGCAGCGGAAACCTGTCCAGCAAGTCAGCTTATTTATTGTTGATGAGCTTCATCTAATTGGATCTGAGAAGGGACATGTCCTGGAAATAGTTGTCTCTCGGATGAGACGTATTTCAAGCCATATTGGCAGTAACATCCGGATTGTGGCGCTTTCAGCGTCGCTTGGAAATGCTAAAGATCTTGGAGAATGGATTGGCGCTACTGCTCATGGTCTTTTCAACTTCCCCCCAGCAGTGCGGCCAGTCCCATTGGAAATACACATCCAGGGTGTGGATATAGCAAATTTTGAGGCAAGAATGCAAGCAATGGCAAAGCCAACATACACTGCCATCACACAACATGCAAAGAGTGGTAAGCCTGCCTTGGTGTTTGTGCCGACACGGAAGCATGCAAGGTTGACTGCATTGGATTTGTGTGCATACTCAAGTGCTGAGGGTGGTGGTACACCGTTCCTTCTTGGGTCCCAGGATGAGATGGATACTTTCATTGGAGGTGTCAATGAAGAAACGCTTAAAAATACGCTGAGATGTGGTGTGGGCTACTTGCATGAGGGTCTTAGTGACCTTGATCAGGAACTTGTGACTCAGCTCTTTCTTGGTGGGAGGATCCAAGTGTGTGTTGCAAGCAGCACGATGTGCTGGGGGAGATCATTGCCTGCTCATTTGGTTGTTGTGATGGGAACCCAGTATTATGATGGTCGGGAGAGTGCTCATACTGATTATCCAATAACTGATCTGCTACAGATGATGGGTCATGCTAGCAGACCTCTTCAAGATAACTCAGGGAAGTGTGTTATATTGTGCCATGCACCTCGGAAGGAATACTACAAGAAGTTCCTATTTGAGGCCTTCCCTGTGGAGAGTCATCTCCACCATTTCTTGCATGATCATATGAATGCTGAGGTTGTTGTGGGTGTTGTAGAAAACAAACAAGATGCAGTGGACTATCTTACATGGACATTCATGTACAGGCGGCTGAACAAGAACCCCAACTACTACAATCTGCAGGGTGTAAGTCACAGGCATCTGTCGGATCATCTTTCTGAGCTAATCGAGACAGTGTTGAATGACCTGGAGTCAAGCAAGTGCGTGGCTGTAGAGGAGGATATGTACCTGAAGCCGCTCAACCTTGGTCTCATTGCTGCTTACTACTACATCAGCTACACCACTATCGAACGGTTCAGTTCGATGCTAACTCAGAAGACCAAGATGAAAGGCCTCCTGGAAATTCTAGCTTCGGCATCGGAATATGCAGAGCTTCCAAGTCGCCCAGGCGAAGAGGAATACATTGAGAGGCTAGTTCGTCACCAGAGATTCTCTATTGACAAACCCAAGTATGGTGATCCACATGTCAAGGCAAACGCCCTGCTGCAGTCCCACTTTGCAAGGCACACGGTGGTAGGGAACCTGGCAGCCGACCAACGGGAGATCCTCCTTTCTGCCCATAGGCTGCTCCTGGCAATGGTTGATgtcatctctagcagtggatggcTCACTCTGGCTCTGAATGCAATGGAGCTGAGCCAAATGGTTACTCAAGGCATGTGGGATCGTGATTCTGTGCTGCTCCAACTTCCACACTTCACCAGGGACCTGGCCCGGAGATGCCAGGAAAACGAAGCGAAGCCCATCGAGAGCATCTTTGATCTGGCTGAGATGAGCATCGATGAGATGCGGGACCTGCTGCAGCTGTCAAACTCTGAGCTGCAGGACGTGGTCCAGTTCTTCAAGCGGTTCCCCAACGTCGACATGACCTATGAAGTCCGTGAGGGCGACGACATAAGGGCCGGTGACAATGTGACCTTGCAGGTGACTCTGGAGCGTGACATGACCAACCTGCCCAACTCTGAGGTGGGCCCGGTTCACGCACCCAGGTTCCCCAAGACCAAGGAGGAAGGGTGGTGGCTGGTGGTCGGCGACAGCTCCACCAAGCAGCTGCTGGCGATCAAGAGGGTCACCCTCCAGAAGAGGGCCCGTGTGAAGCTCGAGTTCACCGCTGCCACAGAGCCAGGGAGCAAGGACTACATGATCTACCTGATGTCGGACTCGTACCTCGGCTGCGACCAGGAGTACGAGTTCACCGTCGACATCAAGGAAGCTGGAGGCGACTAA